The Methanoculleus marisnigri JR1 genome window below encodes:
- a CDS encoding anthranilate synthase component I family protein, whose product MNTTPGYDEAVAAADAAGRPLVVPVFVEIPLPAASPADLYASLREGSGFLLESLEGSEKAARYSFICTVPAATVAVASDGTLTVSGDPRIREVAAGIEAADPLDAVRSFMGGFRVAPSRLERFSGGLAGYFAYDLVSSLYPVPGPEGAEEPVARFMLARECLALDHRRERLAVVANLLVTGGTDAEAEFSRARAAIAKQIARICAFSSSSPDEPCRSGAPASSCTPDEFSDAVLRIKEHIAAGDIFQAVLSRRLACCIEGDPFAVYRRLRATNPSPYMYYLDFGDLAVAGSSPEMLVRVEDGRVTTVPIAGTRPRGRTPAEDRQLAAELLADEKERAEHVMLVDLARNDVGAVSAFGSVSVKDFMTVERFSHVQHIVSTVTGTLREGCDRFDALRSCFPAGTVSGAPKVRAMQIIGEAEGLRRGIYAGAVGYIGFSGTMDLAIAIRTVLVQDGVASVQVGAGIVADSDPGREWIETENKGRAMLAALSAEVE is encoded by the coding sequence CTGAACACGACCCCGGGATACGACGAGGCCGTTGCCGCGGCGGATGCGGCCGGCCGGCCTCTTGTTGTCCCTGTTTTTGTAGAGATCCCGCTCCCCGCGGCATCGCCGGCCGACCTCTATGCCTCCCTCCGCGAAGGGTCCGGGTTCCTGCTCGAGTCGCTCGAGGGGAGCGAGAAGGCCGCCCGTTACTCGTTCATCTGCACCGTCCCTGCCGCAACCGTTGCCGTGGCCTCCGACGGCACGCTGACGGTCTCCGGCGATCCGCGTATCCGCGAGGTTGCCGCCGGCATCGAGGCCGCCGACCCTCTCGACGCCGTTCGATCGTTCATGGGCGGGTTCCGGGTCGCTCCCTCGCGGCTCGAGAGGTTTTCCGGCGGGCTTGCCGGCTACTTCGCCTACGACCTCGTCTCCTCTCTCTACCCGGTTCCCGGACCGGAGGGGGCCGAAGAACCCGTCGCCCGGTTCATGCTGGCGCGAGAGTGTCTGGCCCTCGACCACCGCAGAGAACGGCTCGCGGTCGTCGCGAACCTGCTCGTCACCGGCGGGACCGACGCGGAGGCGGAATTTTCCCGGGCCCGGGCGGCGATCGCCAAACAGATAGCCCGGATTTGCGCCTTCTCCTCATCGTCTCCGGACGAGCCGTGCAGGTCCGGCGCCCCGGCGTCGTCCTGCACCCCGGACGAGTTTTCGGACGCGGTTCTCCGGATCAAAGAGCATATCGCGGCGGGAGATATCTTCCAGGCCGTCCTCTCCCGGAGGCTCGCCTGCTGCATCGAAGGCGATCCGTTCGCCGTCTACCGGCGGCTCCGGGCAACAAACCCGAGCCCCTACATGTACTACCTGGACTTCGGCGACCTGGCGGTCGCCGGGAGCAGCCCCGAGATGCTCGTCCGGGTGGAGGACGGCCGGGTGACGACCGTTCCGATCGCCGGCACCCGGCCGCGGGGGCGAACCCCGGCGGAAGACAGGCAGCTCGCGGCCGAACTCCTCGCCGACGAGAAGGAGCGGGCCGAGCACGTCATGCTCGTCGACCTCGCGAGAAACGACGTCGGGGCGGTCTCCGCCTTCGGGAGCGTCTCGGTGAAGGACTTCATGACCGTCGAGCGGTTCTCCCACGTCCAGCACATCGTCTCGACGGTCACGGGGACACTCCGGGAGGGGTGCGACCGGTTCGATGCACTCCGCTCCTGTTTCCCGGCGGGAACCGTCTCGGGAGCCCCGAAGGTCCGGGCGATGCAGATCATCGGGGAGGCGGAGGGGCTCCGGCGCGGGATCTACGCCGGGGCCGTCGGCTACATCGGTTTTTCCGGCACGATGGACCTTGCGATAGCCATACGGACGGTTCTGGTGCAGGACGGCGTCGCCTCCGTCCAGGTGGGGGCGGGGATCGTGGCCGACTCCGACCCGGGCCGGGAGTGGATCGAGACCGAGAACAAAGGGCGGGCGATGCTTGCGGCGCTCAGCGCGGAGGTGGAGTGA
- a CDS encoding anthranilate synthase component II: MRVLVIDSYDSFTFNLCQQIGVLGAEPVVVKSDTPFERLRSESFDRVVLSPGPGHPRDSALYREVLDSISRTVLTLGVCLGHQAIGLVFGARIARADRLMHGKRSLVRHDGAGIYAGVPDPLVATRYHSLVIDPASVPDCLAVTATSDDGAIMGVRHREFPIEGVQFHPESILTPEGARLVANFLFGPGGAA, translated from the coding sequence ATGCGGGTGCTCGTCATCGACAGCTACGACAGTTTCACCTTCAACCTCTGTCAGCAGATCGGGGTGCTCGGGGCGGAGCCGGTCGTGGTGAAGAGCGATACGCCGTTTGAGCGGCTACGGTCCGAATCGTTCGATCGCGTCGTCCTCTCGCCCGGCCCGGGGCATCCCCGGGACTCCGCTCTCTACCGGGAGGTTCTCGACTCGATCAGCCGCACCGTCCTGACGCTCGGGGTCTGCCTCGGCCACCAGGCGATCGGCCTTGTCTTCGGCGCCAGGATCGCCCGGGCGGATCGGCTGATGCACGGGAAGCGGTCGCTCGTCCGGCACGACGGTGCGGGGATCTACGCAGGCGTGCCCGATCCCCTCGTCGCGACCCGCTACCACTCGCTCGTCATCGACCCGGCATCCGTCCCTGACTGCCTCGCGGTGACCGCCACGAGCGACGACGGGGCGATCATGGGCGTCCGGCACCGGGAGTTCCCGATCGAGGGGGTGCAGTTCCACCCGGAGAGCATCCTCACCCCCGAGGGGGCCCGATTGGTGGCAAACTTCCTCTTCGGCCCGGGAGGTGCGGCATGA
- the trpD gene encoding anthranilate phosphoribosyltransferase, whose protein sequence is MIREAIARVSSGTDLTPAEAGGVMAEIMHGAATPAQIGGFLTALRMKGETVAEIAAFARAMRAAAVPVALPAPGARVDTCGTGGDGAGTFNISTAAAFVAAGAGVPVVKHGNRGVSSRCGSADVLEALGVSVAIPPDRVGEVLAAAGIAFLFAPAYHPAMQYARIARQEIGIRTVFNLLGPLTNPAGAGAHLLGVYDPCLTLPVARVLGDLGAERAMVVHGAGLDEIATAGPTTVAELRGGEVTTYTLDCTEFGVPRSSVAALRGGGPEENAATLLAVLAGEEGPARDIVLLNAGAAIYLGGKADGIAGGIAHAEASLDSGAALDRLRRLVEATGGAA, encoded by the coding sequence ATGATTCGCGAGGCGATCGCCCGGGTCTCCTCGGGCACGGATCTCACCCCGGCCGAGGCTGGAGGGGTGATGGCGGAGATCATGCACGGCGCGGCGACACCCGCCCAGATCGGCGGATTCCTCACGGCTCTGCGGATGAAGGGGGAGACCGTAGCGGAGATCGCGGCGTTTGCCCGGGCGATGCGGGCGGCGGCCGTCCCGGTCGCCCTCCCGGCCCCCGGGGCGCGGGTGGATACCTGCGGGACCGGGGGCGACGGCGCGGGGACGTTCAACATCAGCACCGCGGCCGCCTTCGTCGCGGCCGGGGCCGGCGTCCCCGTCGTGAAGCACGGGAACCGCGGGGTTTCGAGCCGGTGCGGCTCGGCCGATGTCCTCGAGGCGCTCGGGGTCTCCGTCGCGATCCCGCCCGACCGGGTCGGGGAGGTTCTTGCGGCCGCCGGGATCGCGTTTCTCTTCGCCCCGGCCTACCACCCGGCGATGCAGTACGCCCGCATTGCCCGCCAGGAGATCGGGATACGGACGGTCTTCAACCTCCTCGGCCCCCTGACGAACCCGGCGGGTGCGGGAGCCCATCTGCTTGGCGTCTACGACCCCTGCCTGACCCTTCCGGTCGCCCGGGTGCTCGGCGACCTCGGGGCGGAGCGGGCGATGGTGGTCCACGGCGCGGGGCTCGACGAGATCGCGACGGCCGGGCCGACGACGGTCGCGGAACTCCGGGGCGGCGAGGTAACGACGTATACACTCGACTGCACGGAGTTCGGGGTCCCGCGTTCATCCGTCGCCGCCCTCAGGGGAGGCGGGCCGGAAGAGAACGCCGCAACCCTTCTCGCCGTCCTCGCGGGCGAGGAGGGCCCCGCCCGGGATATCGTCCTCCTCAACGCCGGGGCGGCGATCTACCTCGGCGGGAAGGCCGACGGCATCGCCGGGGGCATTGCCCATGCCGAGGCGTCGCTCGACTCGGGGGCGGCGCTCGACCGGCTCCGCCGCCTGGTCGAGGCGACCGGAGGAGCGGCATGA
- a CDS encoding indole-3-glycerol-phosphate synthase, translated as MILDDIVRSTRERLRDLDQSVVDPDPLPRRSLAAAIRTSSERHAVIAEVKYASPSRGRIHEGCTPEAIAREFVAAGAAGLSVLTEPTYFSGSIENLARVRRAVSVPVLRKDFIVDERQLGETRALGADAVLLIARVLGNRLPAFVDSALALGLEPLVEVHDRDEMERALATNATLIGINNRNLATMTIDLSTTVRLAGAARDAGRVVVSESGIMWPYDVRSLSRHCDAFLIGSALMSARDRRKRLEGFVFA; from the coding sequence ATGATCCTCGACGATATCGTCAGGTCGACCCGCGAGCGCCTCCGGGATCTCGATCAATCGGTCGTCGATCCCGATCCCCTGCCCCGCCGGAGCCTCGCAGCGGCGATACGCACCTCTTCCGAGAGGCACGCGGTCATCGCCGAGGTGAAGTACGCCTCCCCGTCGCGGGGGAGGATCCACGAAGGCTGCACGCCTGAGGCGATCGCCCGGGAGTTCGTCGCCGCCGGGGCCGCCGGCCTCTCGGTGCTGACCGAACCCACCTACTTTTCGGGGAGTATCGAGAACCTCGCCAGGGTGCGGCGTGCGGTCTCTGTCCCGGTTCTCCGCAAAGACTTCATCGTCGACGAACGCCAGCTCGGCGAGACCCGGGCGCTCGGCGCCGACGCCGTCCTCCTGATCGCCCGGGTGCTCGGGAACCGCCTCCCCGCGTTCGTTGATTCGGCGCTCGCGCTCGGGCTCGAGCCGCTCGTCGAGGTTCACGATAGGGACGAGATGGAGCGTGCTCTTGCGACGAATGCGACCCTCATCGGGATCAACAACCGTAACCTCGCGACGATGACGATCGATCTCTCGACGACCGTCCGCCTGGCGGGGGCGGCACGCGATGCGGGGAGGGTTGTGGTCTCGGAGAGCGGCATCATGTGGCCCTACGACGTGCGGAGCCTCTCCCGGCACTGCGACGCGTTCCTGATCGGGTCCGCCCTGATGTCGGCCCGCGACCGGCGCAAACGACTGGAGGGGTTCGTATTCGCGTGA
- a CDS encoding phosphoribosylanthranilate isomerase — protein MKICGTTSVRDALLAVAAGADAIGVVLASPSPRSVTPEAASEIFAAVSAFVTRVAVTSTDRPEDLAAILSSRPDVVQVAGDLEVPRDAGVRVIRMLAPGDALRDDCDAVIVDNSHGTGRTFNPGYARECVAASPVPVILAGGLTPGNVAEAILAVRPYAVDVCSGVEAAPGIKDERLVRAFVKICRMMDNP, from the coding sequence GTGAAGATCTGCGGGACGACGAGCGTTCGCGACGCACTCCTCGCCGTGGCGGCCGGAGCCGACGCGATCGGCGTGGTGCTCGCGAGCCCCTCCCCCCGGTCGGTGACCCCTGAAGCGGCCAGCGAGATATTTGCGGCGGTTTCGGCGTTCGTGACCAGAGTCGCGGTCACCTCGACCGACCGGCCCGAAGACCTCGCGGCGATCCTCTCCTCGCGGCCGGACGTTGTGCAGGTTGCGGGCGATCTGGAGGTGCCCCGCGATGCGGGGGTGCGGGTCATCCGGATGCTTGCGCCCGGCGACGCTCTCCGGGACGACTGCGACGCGGTGATCGTCGATAACAGCCACGGCACCGGGCGGACGTTCAACCCCGGGTATGCCCGTGAGTGCGTGGCCGCCTCCCCGGTGCCGGTCATCCTCGCGGGAGGGCTCACCCCCGGCAACGTTGCAGAGGCGATCCTTGCGGTTCGGCCGTATGCGGTCGACGTCTGTTCGGGCGTCGAGGCGGCGCCGGGGATCAAGGACGAGCGCCTCGTGCGGGCGTTCGTGAAGATATGCAGGATGATGGACAATCCATGA
- the trpB gene encoding tryptophan synthase subunit beta produces MKAGRYGVYGGQYVPETLMSALIELEETYGRIREDPGFSRRLSWYLREYAGRETPLTYCGNLSRDLGCRVYLKREDLLHGGAHKLNNTLGQALMAKFMGKRRLIAETGAGQHGVATAIAGAALGLPVEVYMGEVDTRRQALNVFRMELLGARVVPVASGTRTLKDAINAAMRDWVANLRETHYLLGSCVGPHPFPRIVRDFQSVIGEETRRQILEREGRLPDTVVACVGGGSNAIGIFYPFVGDDVALVGVEAGGEGLDSGRHGASLSAGSVGVFQGALSYLLQDGDGQALETHSVAAGLDHPSVGPEHAMLKDSGRVRYEAVTDAEALHAFRRLSRTEGIIPALESAHAVAYALRAADDLDKDGILVVNLSGRGDKDVADVANLHGGVA; encoded by the coding sequence ATGAAAGCAGGACGATACGGAGTATACGGCGGGCAGTACGTGCCCGAGACCCTGATGAGCGCGCTGATCGAGCTGGAGGAGACCTATGGGCGAATCCGCGAGGACCCGGGATTCTCCCGCCGGCTCTCCTGGTACCTCCGCGAGTACGCCGGGCGGGAGACGCCGCTCACCTACTGCGGGAACCTCTCCCGTGACCTCGGCTGCCGGGTTTACCTGAAACGTGAGGATCTCCTCCACGGCGGTGCGCACAAGCTGAACAACACCCTCGGCCAGGCACTCATGGCGAAGTTCATGGGCAAGCGCCGGCTGATCGCCGAGACGGGCGCCGGGCAGCACGGCGTTGCGACGGCGATCGCGGGCGCGGCGCTCGGTCTGCCCGTCGAGGTCTACATGGGCGAGGTGGATACCCGGCGCCAGGCATTGAATGTCTTTCGGATGGAACTCCTCGGCGCCCGGGTCGTCCCGGTCGCCTCCGGGACGCGGACATTGAAGGACGCCATCAACGCGGCGATGCGCGACTGGGTGGCGAACCTCCGGGAGACCCACTACCTGCTCGGCTCCTGCGTCGGCCCGCACCCCTTCCCCCGGATCGTCCGCGACTTTCAGTCGGTGATCGGCGAGGAGACGAGAAGGCAGATCCTTGAACGGGAAGGGCGGCTCCCCGACACCGTCGTCGCCTGCGTCGGCGGGGGTTCGAACGCGATCGGCATCTTCTACCCGTTCGTCGGCGACGACGTTGCACTGGTCGGCGTGGAAGCGGGAGGCGAGGGGCTCGATTCCGGCCGTCACGGCGCTTCGCTCTCTGCCGGTTCGGTCGGGGTCTTTCAGGGGGCGCTCTCCTACCTTCTCCAGGACGGCGACGGCCAGGCGCTCGAGACGCACTCCGTCGCCGCGGGCCTCGACCACCCCTCGGTCGGGCCGGAGCACGCCATGCTGAAGGACTCCGGGCGGGTCCGCTACGAGGCGGTCACCGACGCAGAGGCGCTCCACGCCTTCCGCCGTCTCTCCCGCACCGAGGGGATCATCCCGGCGCTCGAGTCCGCCCACGCGGTCGCCTACGCTCTCCGGGCGGCGGACGATCTCGATAAGGACGGCATCCTCGTCGTCAACCTCTCGGGGAGGGGGGACAAGGATGTTGCCGACGTCGCGAACCTTCACGGGGGCGTTGCATGA
- the trpA gene encoding tryptophan synthase subunit alpha: MSRIDALFARSPAFIGFTVAGDPGIEASLRVAKAMIEAGVDLLEIAIPYSDPVADGPVIERAHVRALRAGTTTDDVFALVRRIREHAPALPLVLFTYHNIIHRRGPDRFFSEAAAAGADGVLIVDLPVEESGEVAPCAARYGIDRIALIAPTTSPERQHAILSGASGFVYLISLEGVTGERDRLPPGIAGLVGAVREKTGLPLAVGFGVSRPEHVRTVVAAGANGVIVGSALVRLIEEHAGDEAGMQDALRAAIAALRRGLVPDPEPDIP, encoded by the coding sequence ATGAGCCGGATCGACGCCCTCTTTGCCCGGAGCCCGGCCTTCATCGGGTTCACCGTTGCCGGAGACCCCGGCATCGAGGCTTCGCTCCGGGTGGCGAAGGCGATGATCGAAGCGGGCGTGGACCTCCTCGAGATCGCGATCCCCTACTCCGATCCGGTGGCGGACGGTCCCGTGATCGAACGGGCGCACGTCCGTGCCCTCCGGGCGGGGACGACCACGGACGACGTCTTCGCCCTTGTCCGGCGCATCCGGGAGCACGCGCCGGCGCTCCCCCTCGTCCTCTTCACCTACCATAACATCATCCACCGCCGGGGGCCGGACCGGTTCTTTTCGGAGGCCGCGGCCGCCGGCGCGGACGGCGTTCTCATCGTCGACCTCCCCGTCGAGGAGTCGGGCGAGGTCGCGCCCTGCGCCGCCCGATACGGCATCGACCGGATCGCCCTCATCGCCCCGACGACGTCGCCGGAGCGGCAGCATGCGATCCTTTCCGGAGCATCCGGGTTCGTCTACCTGATCTCGCTCGAGGGGGTGACCGGCGAGCGCGACCGCCTCCCCCCCGGTATCGCCGGGCTGGTCGGCGCGGTGCGGGAGAAGACCGGTCTTCCTCTCGCCGTCGGGTTCGGGGTCTCGCGCCCGGAACACGTCCGGACCGTCGTCGCCGCCGGCGCGAACGGCGTCATCGTGGGGAGCGCGCTCGTCCGGCTGATCGAGGAGCACGCGGGCGACGAGGCCGGGATGCAGGATGCCCTCCGGGCGGCGATAGCCGCCCTCCGGCGCGGGCTCGTCCCCGACCCCGAACCTGATATACCCTGA
- a CDS encoding ATP-NAD kinase family protein — MKKTVGFLVNPVAGMGGAVGLAGTDGQAAEALRRGAVPHSADRAVQALSALRGQDIAWCTCSAPMGEDVLAAAGIDHYTVLYRPAVPTGAADTKAASRAFLAAGVDLVVFCGGDGTAKDVFDAVGREVPILGIPAGVKMYSAVFAVNPAAAADLIRRAGAVPCRDSEVMDVDEEAYRSGRLTARLYGYACVPYVAERTQGGKQVFEQQDEERAKDDIAAFIAEIMIPDTLYIIGAGSTTARIMERLGLLPTLLGVDAVRNGEVLACNADERTLLALLDTYPRAKIVASPIGAQGFVLGRGNQQISPAVIRKAGLRNLIVVATPGKLAATPLLYVDSGDPMLDREVGDSLQVVSGYRIAQRKRVVQTN, encoded by the coding sequence ATGAAAAAGACCGTCGGGTTCCTGGTCAACCCCGTCGCCGGGATGGGCGGCGCCGTGGGGCTCGCGGGGACGGACGGGCAGGCGGCCGAAGCCCTCCGGCGCGGCGCCGTCCCACACTCTGCCGACCGGGCGGTGCAGGCCCTCTCCGCCCTCCGGGGTCAGGATATCGCATGGTGCACCTGCTCGGCGCCGATGGGCGAAGACGTCCTCGCGGCGGCGGGGATCGACCATTACACCGTCCTCTACCGGCCCGCCGTCCCGACGGGTGCGGCCGACACGAAGGCCGCGTCCCGGGCGTTCCTTGCGGCCGGGGTGGATCTCGTCGTATTCTGCGGCGGGGACGGGACGGCTAAGGACGTCTTCGACGCAGTGGGGCGGGAGGTGCCTATCCTCGGCATCCCCGCCGGGGTGAAGATGTACTCGGCGGTCTTCGCGGTCAACCCGGCGGCGGCGGCCGACCTCATCCGCCGGGCGGGGGCGGTCCCCTGCCGGGACTCCGAGGTGATGGACGTCGACGAGGAGGCCTACCGCTCGGGGCGGCTTACCGCCCGGCTTTATGGCTACGCGTGCGTCCCCTACGTCGCGGAGCGGACGCAGGGCGGCAAGCAGGTCTTCGAGCAGCAGGACGAGGAGCGGGCGAAGGACGACATCGCGGCGTTCATCGCCGAGATCATGATCCCGGACACCCTCTATATCATCGGCGCCGGGAGCACGACGGCGCGGATCATGGAGCGGCTCGGGCTTCTCCCCACGCTCCTCGGGGTCGACGCCGTCAGGAACGGGGAGGTCCTTGCCTGCAATGCCGACGAGCGGACGCTGCTCGCCCTCCTCGATACCTACCCGCGGGCGAAGATCGTCGCGAGCCCCATCGGCGCCCAGGGGTTCGTCCTCGGGAGGGGGAACCAGCAGATCAGCCCCGCGGTGATCCGGAAGGCCGGGCTACGGAACCTGATCGTGGTCGCCACGCCGGGGAAGCTCGCCGCAACTCCCCTCCTCTACGTCGACTCGGGGGACCCGATGCTCGACCGGGAGGTCGGGGACTCTCTCCAGGTCGTCTCCGGCTACCGGATTGCGCAGCGAAAGCGGGTCGTCCAGACCAACTGA
- a CDS encoding YIP1 family protein has product MLFVDVHREFEKTMKSAVYALAPLILFSWAVLLGVPFAGLLLLAWFCLSTYFGVWIFHEKSKDRAVFVALATGVVLAYYLHRAVGIV; this is encoded by the coding sequence CTGCTCTTCGTCGACGTCCACCGCGAGTTCGAGAAGACGATGAAATCGGCGGTCTATGCTCTCGCGCCGCTCATCCTCTTCTCCTGGGCGGTCCTCCTGGGGGTTCCGTTTGCCGGCCTGCTCCTCCTCGCCTGGTTCTGCCTCTCGACCTACTTCGGCGTATGGATATTCCACGAGAAGTCGAAGGACCGGGCCGTCTTCGTCGCTCTGGCAACCGGTGTGGTCCTCGCGTACTACCTCCATCGCGCGGTGGGAATCGTATAA
- a CDS encoding ABC transporter permease has product MTAERVFTVAQKEFTDQITGWRFLVILALFLAIALVGTYSGVVSYERELDRYSQQLAAMDNQNDGSAGMMPAKPPVEGVYSSMFLTLVSYGGLLAIAVGSGLVSGEKESRSLKSLLSHPVYRDEIINGKALGGVALLALVVGSVLAISTALLLVFSIVPAPGDLWMILTYAGVILLFLITFFSIALALSTLCRESGSALLLSVVVFILLVFLAPYATTHIGMALMTEEPDPAAYGGDISSEEFQAAITAYYGQFDLIQSIGNLASPQMATNALIQGIGNAPTSGATLEDTLGKIWSSVVALILYPTVFFAVAYTRFMRMDIR; this is encoded by the coding sequence ATGACGGCGGAACGGGTCTTCACCGTGGCCCAAAAAGAGTTCACCGACCAGATCACGGGCTGGCGATTCCTGGTGATCCTCGCCCTCTTCCTCGCCATCGCTCTGGTGGGAACCTACAGCGGGGTCGTGAGCTACGAGAGAGAACTGGATAGATACTCCCAGCAACTGGCCGCGATGGATAACCAGAATGACGGATCGGCCGGGATGATGCCCGCAAAACCCCCGGTCGAGGGCGTTTACTCCTCAATGTTCCTCACGCTGGTCTCCTACGGGGGCCTCCTTGCCATCGCCGTCGGGTCCGGCCTGGTCTCCGGGGAGAAGGAGTCCCGGTCGCTCAAAAGCCTGCTCTCCCATCCGGTCTACCGCGACGAGATCATCAACGGCAAGGCGCTCGGGGGCGTCGCGCTGCTTGCCCTCGTCGTCGGGAGTGTGCTCGCTATCTCCACCGCGCTCCTCCTCGTCTTCTCGATCGTGCCCGCCCCCGGCGATCTCTGGATGATCCTGACCTATGCCGGCGTTATCCTCCTCTTCCTCATCACGTTCTTCTCCATCGCGCTCGCCCTCTCCACCCTCTGCCGGGAGAGCGGCAGCGCCCTGCTCCTCTCGGTGGTCGTCTTCATCCTCCTCGTCTTCCTGGCTCCCTACGCCACCACGCATATCGGGATGGCGCTCATGACGGAGGAGCCCGATCCGGCGGCATACGGCGGGGATATCTCGTCGGAAGAATTCCAGGCAGCGATCACGGCGTATTACGGTCAGTTTGACCTGATCCAGAGCATCGGAAACCTCGCATCACCGCAGATGGCGACCAACGCCCTCATCCAGGGGATCGGCAACGCCCCGACATCGGGGGCGACCCTTGAGGATACGCTCGGCAAGATATGGTCGAGCGTTGTGGCGCTGATCCTCTACCCCACCGTCTTCTTCGCCGTCGCGTACACGCGGTTCATGCGGATGGACATCCGGTGA